Proteins encoded within one genomic window of Mya arenaria isolate MELC-2E11 chromosome 13, ASM2691426v1:
- the LOC128214849 gene encoding dnaJ homolog subfamily B member 5-like has protein sequence MGKDYYKVLGVSRDASEAEIKKGYRKMALKYHPDKNKSPNAEDKFKEISEAYDVLSDKQKKEIYDKYGEDGLKAGGGGGGGGGNGGAHYTYQGNPRETFRMFFGDENPFENFFSFGGGPHGQGQGFRTSHFGPGMSGQESMETDDDPFGFGGFGGGGMGHGMPRRKHQDNAVVRDLQVSLEDIYKGCTKKLKITRKVLNPDGRSTRMEDKILTIDVKSGWKAGTKITFPKEGDQTPNNVPADIVFVIKDKPHPMFTRDGTDIRYKAKISLKQALCGTTLQVPTIDGRKIPLRLHEIIKPNSVKRIQGEGLPQPKQSSRRGDLIVEFDISFPSKMTSSAKEILSDCLPDS, from the exons ATGGGTAAGGACTATTACAAGGTATTGGGTGTGTCGCGGGATGCATCGGAAGCAGAAATTAAGAAGGGCTACAGAAAAATGGCCCTCAAATATCATCCCGACAAGAACAAATCGCCCAATGCAGAGGATAAATTTAAAGAGATCTCGGAAGCTTATGATGTGCTTAGTGACAAACAGAAGAAAGAGATCTATGACAAGTACGGTGAGGATGGGTTGAAGGCTGGTGGCGGCGGCGGGGGTGGTGGTGGCAATGGTGGGGCTCATTACACTTACCAGGGCAACCCCAGGGAAACTTTCCGAATGTTCTTTGGTGACGAAAATCCTTTCGAGAACTTCTTCAGTTTCGGTGGGGGTCCACATGGCCAAGGGCAAGGGTTCAGAACATCGCATTTCGGACCTGGAATGAGTGGCCAGGAATCTATGGAAACCGATGATGATCCCTTTGGATTTGGAGGgtttggtggtggtggtatgGGGCATGGTATGCCTCGCAGAAAACACCAGGACAATGCTGTTGTTAGAGACTTACAAGTGTCACTAGAAGACATTTACAAAGGGTGCACAAAGAAACTTAAAATTACCAGAAAAGTTCTGAACCCTGATGGTAGATCAACAAGAATGGAGGACAAGATATTGACAATTGATGTAAAGTCAGGTTGGAAAGCTGGAACTAAAATAACTTTTCCAAAAGAAGGTGACCAAACACCGAATAATGTACCAGCAGATATAGTGTTTGTGATAAAGGATAAGCCACACCCAATGTTTACCAGAGATGGTACTGACATCCGGTACAAGGCAAAAATTTCCCTAAAACAG GCATTGTGTGGAACCACATTACAAGTACCCACCATAGACGGTCGGAAGATTCCTCTCCGGTTGCACGAGATTATCAAGCCCAACTCCGTAAAGCGTATTCAGGGGGAGGGCCTTCCTCAGCCGAAACAGTCATCACGAAGAGGGGATTTGATTGTGGAATTTGACATTAGTTTTCCTAGCAAGATGACTTCAAGTGCCAAAGAAATCTTATCAGACTGCCTGCCAGATTCTTAG